The nucleotide window ATCGCCATGATTGCCTACTTGCAAGCCCTGGGCAAAAAGACCAGTGCGGAGGGGGTGTCCCAATTAAACAAATAGCGCTCTCCTACTACCAAAATACGGGGTCAGTAGTTATCGCTCTTATAATATTCCTGGTGGTGTTTATAGGTTTGGTAATTTGGGTAAACCTGAAACCTAACCAGAAGCTTTACAAGCAACTTGAGCGATTGCCATTAGAGAATGAGGAGGATAAGAATGAGTGATACTAAACCGGGCGAGGATAAATTAATAGAAGGTCATGAATACGACGGCATAAGGGAATTGGATAACCCGCTCCCCGGCTGGTGGCTTATGACCTTCTACATCACCATAGTATTCTCCGTCATATATTTCGCATACTACGAATTCCTGGGAGGTCCCACCCTTGACCAGGAACTTGCCAAAAAAATGAGCGCTATCGAATCCGTAAGGGTGGAAGCGGAGAAGGCCAAGGGGGTCAAGTCGGAAGAGGATTTAGTTGCTCTGGTGAACGACCAGGAGGTCTTGGCGAAGGGTAAGGCAGAGTTTGTGGCCAAGTGCGCTGCCTGCCACGGAGACAAAGGGCAGGGCATCATCGGACCTAACCTTACCGATGACTACTGGATACATGGTAACGGAAACATATCTTCAATATTAGGTGTCATTAATGAAGGTGTGCTGGATAAAGGTATGCCTCCCTGGAAGGGGGTTATACCCCCCGACCTTGTGGAGGAGGTAGCAGTTTATGTTTACAGCTTACATGGAACTAACCCGGAAGGGGCAAAGCCTCCTCAAGGAGAAAAAGTAGAGTACAAATGAAGGTACTGGACCAAAGGCACTTACCGGAAGAAAGGTTATCAACGATGGATGAGACCGGAAAGAGGGTCTATATATTTCCGGCTCAGGTCAAGGGGATATTCAGGCGTTACCGAACGATAGTCCAAGTTATCCTTATCCTTTTTTTTCTTTTCCTGCCCTGGGTCAAGATCGGTGGCCATCAGGCAGTTCTCCTGGACATAGCGCAGAGGAAATTCGCCATTTTCGGACTGACATTCTGGGCCCATGACGGCCCTCTAATCTTCTTCCTGCTTGCGGCCCTTTGTCTCGGACTGGCTTTCGTGACGGCGATATGGGGAAGGATCTGGTGCGGATGGGCTTGCCCTCAAACGGTGTTCATAGACGGTGTATTCAGACGAATAGAGTACTGGGTAATCGGAAGCCATATAAAGCAGATGAATCTGGCTAAGGCCCCTATAAGCGGGGAAAAACTTCTCAAATACTCGGGTACCTGGATTCTTTTTACCGTCATAAGCCTCATCATTGCCCACAGCTTCTTAGCCTACTTCGTGGGTGCAGAAAGGCTCGTAGAGATGACCCAACACAACCCCGGCGAGAATTGGACTGTGTTTTTAATAATGGCTTTTATAACCGCGGTTTTGCTTTTCGATTTCGGGTGGTTCAGGGAGCAGTTCTGCATCATTATGTGCCCGTACGGCCGGTTTCAATCCGTGTTGATGGATGACGACTCGCTGACGGTATCTTACGACCCGGTGAGAGGGGAGCCGCGCCGGGGAACTACAAAACCCGGAGAGGCCGAGGGAGACTGTATTAACTGTTATAAGTGTGTAGTGGTATGTCCTACCGGAATAGACATCAGAAGGGGTTTGCAGATGGAGTGCGTCGGGTGTACGGCTTGCATAGATGCTTGCGATGAGGTCATGGAAAAGATCGGAAAGCCCAGGGGCCTCATCAGATACGCCACCGGGAACAGCTTGAAGGGAATGAAGTCCAAGTTTTTAACACCTAGAGTGGCAATCTACTCGGTAATGTTGGTTCTGGCGGTATCGTTATTAGCAGTTAATATATCCAGACGGGAAGATATAGTGGTGACTATTTTGAGGGGGAAGGATACGCCATACCAAGTTATTGGTAGGGAAAGGCATGATGAAGATGATGAGAAGGAGACTGACGAAGAAATCAGCGATCTCCAGATTATTAATCACTTTAAAGTCCACATGAAGAACCAGAGTTTTGATGATGTGAGCTTAAGAATGGCAGTTCCCGATGTATGGAAAGAGAAAGATATCGAGGTTATCTCCCCCGGTGATAAATTTCATCTCCAAGCGGGAAAAGACCTCACCGCCCATTTCTTCGTAAAATTTCCTGGTGAAATAACTGAGGATACTGGCAGCCAGTCTATAAAGCTCATCTTTGTGGATACGGAGAAAAATCAGATAAAGTTTGAAAAGGATCTAAGACTTGTCGGACCTAGGTCATTTTAACCACTTAATCGGACAGTGGTCTTATCTGTCCGTCCCGGTGGGGGTGTTGATAGCTAGCCTCCTGGGAAGTTCTCACTGTGTGTCCATGTGCGGTCCTATTGCTATAGCCGTGAACAATAACAGCGGCTATCTCCCTCTTTACCACCTGGGCCGACTTCTAAGCTACCTTTCGTTGGGAGCCCTAGCCGGCTATTTCGGAGAAACACTACTTTCCAGTAAATACCAGGTTGTGTCGATGGCTTCTGCCGTTATAATTTCCATCTTCTTGGTCTTTTCCGGATATAAACTGATAAGGCAAGAAGCCTTAGATTTATCTTTTTCCAAGAAGTTAACCTCGCTTTTATTTATGCCGGCAAAGTGGGCCAGGACCCAAAACCCGACAGTAAAGTCGTTCACGATAGGCATGGTCAACGGTTTTCTTCCCTGCGGGTGGCTTTACGTTTTTGTGCTTGGCGCTATCGCTATTAAAGATGCTCTATACGGTGCAATGTTGCTGGCGATCTTCTGGCTGGGGACGGTTCCTGCACTGACCTTATTTGCCGTTTTTTATAAAAAATTTTTCGGCAGAGTTCCTTCGAGATTGAATCAAATAGCCGGGGTGATCCTGGTGACGGTCGGATTAGCGAATATGGTGCTTCTTCTGTTTAAAGTAGTGCCAACTGTGCATTCGGTGCACCATGGTTTATAGTTTTTAACTTGAGAATTCCTTGTGGCTTTCCACAATGAATTCCGCTGTCATTGCGAGCGTAGCGAAGCAATCTCTTCATTTTTTCCTGTTTTAGATTGCTTCGTCGCTTTGCTCCTCGCAATGACATGTTAGAGTGCTTACGCATGTCTTGATACTCTGCGGCTTGTAGGCTGGGTGGTTCATTTTTTATTCGTCAAAAATATAAAGCTTATCAGCGCCCCAAATCTAGGTAGAATATTTTAAAATGAAGAAAGGAATTCTTGTTTTTTTGCTGCTACTTCTCCTCGGTTGTAGTAATTCTAAGCTCCCGGTCAAGGGTGAGTTCCCTGATACGACCCTTATAAATCAGGACGGAAAGGAGTTCAGTTTTTCAGACGTAGAGGGAAAGGTTCTGGTGGTAAGCTACATATACACAAACTGCCCGGATATCTGCCATATCATAAGTGCAAAGCTTAACGCATTCAAAAAAAAGCTCAACGAAGGCGGGATCCAGGATAAGGTGTATTTCGTATCTATATCGCTCGACCCGGAAAGGGATACGCCGGAAGCGCTAAAGCAACACGCTAAAATGATGAATCTAGATTTAACAAATTGGGTTTTCGTGACCGGGGATAAGGACTCTGTTGATTCAACGATTAAAGTGGCCGGAATGGAAGCTATAAAAGGACCGGTAATGGTCTCCGAAAAGGGAGAAACCGCATATGAAATAGCCCATCAGAACCGCATAAGCCTGGCCGATGAAAAGGGAAGGATAAGAAAGCACTACAGAGGAACCGACTTCGATATGGACGAGCTTCTGGCAGATATAAAGAGCTTGTTATAGATCGTTCTCCATAGCCTTGTAATTCATTTCAAGACAATTTTCGTCAGACGTATATG belongs to Thermodesulfobacteriota bacterium and includes:
- a CDS encoding cbb3-type cytochrome c oxidase N-terminal domain-containing protein; amino-acid sequence: MSDTKPGEDKLIEGHEYDGIRELDNPLPGWWLMTFYITIVFSVIYFAYYEFLGGPTLDQELAKKMSAIESVRVEAEKAKGVKSEEDLVALVNDQEVLAKGKAEFVAKCAACHGDKGQGIIGPNLTDDYWIHGNGNISSILGVINEGVLDKGMPPWKGVIPPDLVEEVAVYVYSLHGTNPEGAKPPQGEKVEYK
- the ccoG gene encoding cytochrome c oxidase accessory protein CcoG; its protein translation is MKVLDQRHLPEERLSTMDETGKRVYIFPAQVKGIFRRYRTIVQVILILFFLFLPWVKIGGHQAVLLDIAQRKFAIFGLTFWAHDGPLIFFLLAALCLGLAFVTAIWGRIWCGWACPQTVFIDGVFRRIEYWVIGSHIKQMNLAKAPISGEKLLKYSGTWILFTVISLIIAHSFLAYFVGAERLVEMTQHNPGENWTVFLIMAFITAVLLFDFGWFREQFCIIMCPYGRFQSVLMDDDSLTVSYDPVRGEPRRGTTKPGEAEGDCINCYKCVVVCPTGIDIRRGLQMECVGCTACIDACDEVMEKIGKPRGLIRYATGNSLKGMKSKFLTPRVAIYSVMLVLAVSLLAVNISRREDIVVTILRGKDTPYQVIGRERHDEDDEKETDEEISDLQIINHFKVHMKNQSFDDVSLRMAVPDVWKEKDIEVISPGDKFHLQAGKDLTAHFFVKFPGEITEDTGSQSIKLIFVDTEKNQIKFEKDLRLVGPRSF
- a CDS encoding sulfite exporter TauE/SafE family protein — encoded protein: MSDLGHFNHLIGQWSYLSVPVGVLIASLLGSSHCVSMCGPIAIAVNNNSGYLPLYHLGRLLSYLSLGALAGYFGETLLSSKYQVVSMASAVIISIFLVFSGYKLIRQEALDLSFSKKLTSLLFMPAKWARTQNPTVKSFTIGMVNGFLPCGWLYVFVLGAIAIKDALYGAMLLAIFWLGTVPALTLFAVFYKKFFGRVPSRLNQIAGVILVTVGLANMVLLLFKVVPTVHSVHHGL
- a CDS encoding SCO family protein: MKKGILVFLLLLLLGCSNSKLPVKGEFPDTTLINQDGKEFSFSDVEGKVLVVSYIYTNCPDICHIISAKLNAFKKKLNEGGIQDKVYFVSISLDPERDTPEALKQHAKMMNLDLTNWVFVTGDKDSVDSTIKVAGMEAIKGPVMVSEKGETAYEIAHQNRISLADEKGRIRKHYRGTDFDMDELLADIKSLL